The DNA window TTTTCTATTCTTTTCCGGACAAGGATGTATTCCATATCTCTATCATCTGGGAAAAGAACAGGCAAAGATCTTACTACAAAGAAAAGCAATCTCGGATGTTTTAGCCGATCCTGAAATACCTGAAACTACCAAAACAAAATTAAAAGAGGTGGAGAAGATCAGAGAATTCGGGATCCAACACTTGGCACTCTCTTCCGAAGGTGGATTTAAAAGTTTTGTACAATTAGACCGACCGGCAATCGGTTGGCATGTAAGTGCCTGTCATCCGCTTCGATTCGAATCTTATACTTGGTGGTTTCCAATTGCGGGAACGGTTCCTTACAAAGGATATTTTTCATTCGAAAAAGCAAAAGAAGAAGAACAATCTTTGAAAGAACAAGGCTTCGATACAAGAATACGGATCACAGCAGGATATTCCACTTTGGGATGGTTCGAAGACCCATTATTCTCTTCTCAACTTTATGAAGATCCGGGAGACTTAGCTTCTATTGTCATCCATGAAATGGCACACGCCACAGTGTATTTCCCAGGAGATTCTTTATTTAACGAAAGTTATGCGAGTTTTGTGGAAGACCAGGGCGCAGACGAATATATCTTAAAGATTGGCGGTCCAAAACTTTTAGAAGAAAGAAAAAGATCGGAAGAAGAAACGAAACTTTATAAAAATTTAATTATAGAAACTGCAAATTTGCTCAAAGCCGCTTACTCTGAAGGTGGCAGAGAAGATATCTTACTGGCAAAAAAATCGGAGATCATTTCCAATTTCCGAAAAAAGATCCTGCAAACGAAATGGACCAAGATCAATTCTAAAAAACTTGCAGAAAGGGATTGGAATAACGAAGACTTTATAGGAATGCTTAGATATAATTCCGGGACTGGATATTTTAGAAAAAGGTTTTTGGAAGTTGGAAAGGATTTCTCGAAGTTCCATGATGAGATGAGGAAGCTTAAGGAAAAAAGTGCAGAAGATAGAAAGGCGCTGCTGGACGAGAAATAAGTCCGAAGTTTGTTGGAGTTCCAACATTGTTCAGTCTTTCGAAATAAATGAAGTAGTGAACAATCTATAACCGTTCCAATATTTATCGACCGGATACACTTCCCTCATTGTATCCATAGTTTTCAGAAAACGATTCCTGAGAGAAATTTTAGAATCTTCTTTTCGTGAAGAAATCTCTTTTAAGAATCTAGAATTATGAGTGTCGGTTTGGAATCCGAGGTTCACTATCCCTGGTCCCTTCCAGAATTTTCCTAAATAATATAAGGAATCCTTTAAGTTCAAAGATGCATTTCCAAAACCTTCTAAGAATGAGGAAGCTAACATCCAAACACCTTGCAAAGTTCCAGGCTCCACTTCAGAAACAGATCGATTTCCAAACAAAATCCCTTTTTCTTTATCTTCTACCAAAGGAACCCGAACCACATGAAAGGGAGTAATCGATGGATTTCCCTTAGGAGAAAGTTCTAAGTTCTCCAACTGGAGTAACCGAGAATACCAATCTGGAGAATTCGAATCATCCTTAGTTACGATCCCAAATCCTTCCCAAAATTCCTCCTTCTCTTTATGCACTGGATTTTTAAGCAAGGTCTCCGGATCTGCAATATAATAGATCTCTTCTTCTGGCTTAGGCAAAATAGGAGCCAAGAAATGATAAGAAGATAGATACAAATACGTGGTTTTATTTTTAGAAGGGCGAATATTCTGGCGGATCTCTGTCTCCAATGCTTCTCTCAGTAAAACTTCTGCCCCACCCTTGTCCGCTTCTTCATTATATTTATAAATAGAGGCCCTTACTTTTCGATTGTCCTTAAACGCGAGATCTCCCTTGGACTTACCTCTTGTAAATTTAATATAAAAAGTTTTTAAACCCAGATCCATTAAAGCCAAAAACTCTTGGTTTTCAGGAATCTTTTCTTCTAAAGCAAAGGATACCTTATTAAAATTAGGAAGATCATAATAAAAAACCGAACGTCCAAACAAAGCAGAACGAACCGCTGCAATTTTATCCTTGATCAACCCAAGATCAAAGAACGTCTCCGAATCGTTCTGCTGAAAAGAAAGAGTCTGTAAATATGTTATAAAATCATTAAGTTCCCTTCTTTCGATCGGGCTAAACTTTTTCTTTTTGCGATGTTTAACAAAACGATTCGCTAATTCGACAAATTCGGAAGACTTTTTAGAAGAAGCATTTTCATATTCAGAAAGATATTCCGAAAAGCCAGACTCCGATGTTTTGTTCGGCTTTTTACCTTCTAAATAGAAAATTTTAGAATTAATAAATTCAATTTCGGTAAAATAGAGCCTATCCGAAATCTCTCTTGCTCTAGAGATCCAATATTTCGCCTTATCAAAGTCTCCTCTGGAAAGATAAGCTTTGGAAAACTCCATCATAACCCTTACTTGCCTTGGAGAATTTTTCTTAAGTTTTTCCAGATCCACAAAAGAATTCAAAAATTCTTCCATTTCTTTTCCGGTTTCTTCCGGCAAGGAATAACGTAGGAGGTCCAACACAGAAGATCTGGATTCGGCATCTAAGGTCTGAAACAAAGCCTTGGACGAACTATATATCTCTGAATACAAAGAAAGAGGAGAGATCCTATGCCCGAGTCTTTTTCGGTTTTCTAAGAAAGCTAAATGTTTTGGATAATTCCTTTCTTGAAGATCCAATTCTATCTGATTGGAATTTTCAGACCAATCTTCCGCTTCTTCTAATAAAGCTTTTTCTCTTCGGATCCGAGTCTCCATCATCTTCCAAGTCTCCTGATCGGAGGTAGAAGAGATGAATTGTTTTGCAAGCCCAAGTTGAGAAGAAGCCAGATCCGGATAATAAGCTTCCAAGGCTAAATTAGAAAGTTTTAATCTGAATAAAAACGGATCGTATCTATCTACAGATATATTTGAACTTAGAGAAGTACCGGGAAATTTTCCTTCCTTTAATGCGAGTATCCCGCTTAAAATTTCATTCTTTCCTTCCGGTAACGGAATGTCACCGCAATCCTTATAGTCCGCAACGCGGGCTTCAGGAGCGAAGCGACTATATTCCGTTTCTAATAACCTGGACAAACATAAGTTCAGTCCCAGCTCTTTTTGAGAATTCAGATCTCGATTCTCATAACGTAAGGAAAAAATTTTATCCAAAGAAAAATCGGGTTTTAACCTCTGATAGGCTCTTAATAGATCCGATTCAATTTTTAAAGCTAAATTAGAATTTGGTTCTGCATAAGAACGAGCTTTATGCAAATCTGAAAACACTTCCGAAGGATCAGAAATTCTTTCATCCTTTCTGGACTTAGTAAAAAGTTTTTCTGCTTCGGCATTCTTATTTCCGGATCTTTCCAGAGTTCTACCAAAACGAATTGCGGAGTTGGATGTTTTTCCTGAAAAAATTTCCTCCAGAGATTCTTTTACACAAGTTTCCCCAGGACATAGATACATCAAATTTACACCCGACCCGGAAAGCCCTGTAAACGCCTTTAAGATCTGGTGCCAGCTAGGTTTTTCAGAATATGTGAAGATTACGGCGCCTAATCTATGTTCTCTGGAAAAAAACTCCCTGAGTTCTAAGGTGTCCTTCTTCCTTTCCCCAAAGGCAGAATCTCCTTTTACATCCGGAAAAGAGCTAACAAGAACATCAGTATCTTCTAATATATCCGTCCAAGATTCAGAATCTATCTTTCTATAATTCCATCCGGCAATCGGTAAAAAAGAGGAAATTACTTTAGGGGTTCTTTCTTCTCGATTTAAGACGGAAGAAGAAAGTTTAAAACTGATCCCGGAGATCTGAGTGCTTAATTTTTCTCCGATAGATGTGTTACCGGGGTCTACCAAAAGGTTACGTCCGGAATTTTCAAAATTGGATTTTATCCAGCTTTCCGCTTTGGATTCATTCTCAAAATTCAGAAATTTTAAAGAAGAAGTATTCCTAATTCGAGCAAATACAGAACCTCTGGATTCTAATAAACGAATTTCGGTCTCGTTTTGTTTTATGATATCTTCAGGTATACTACCAAAAGGATCTAAAAATGTTGCCTTTTTCGGCAGTTTAGATCTTAAAACTTCCAAA is part of the Leptospira andrefontaineae genome and encodes:
- a CDS encoding aminopeptidase gives rise to the protein MQSDSTHLLPNGKNRRLGFFSGIPVLFFLFFSGQGCIPYLYHLGKEQAKILLQRKAISDVLADPEIPETTKTKLKEVEKIREFGIQHLALSSEGGFKSFVQLDRPAIGWHVSACHPLRFESYTWWFPIAGTVPYKGYFSFEKAKEEEQSLKEQGFDTRIRITAGYSTLGWFEDPLFSSQLYEDPGDLASIVIHEMAHATVYFPGDSLFNESYASFVEDQGADEYILKIGGPKLLEERKRSEEETKLYKNLIIETANLLKAAYSEGGREDILLAKKSEIISNFRKKILQTKWTKINSKKLAERDWNNEDFIGMLRYNSGTGYFRKRFLEVGKDFSKFHDEMRKLKEKSAEDRKALLDEK